A stretch of Amycolatopsis balhimycina FH 1894 DNA encodes these proteins:
- a CDS encoding FAD-dependent oxidoreductase, protein MPAVTKVLVLGGGLAGTATAILLAQAGVAVDLVESKADVAAIGSGITLQGNALRELRRLGVWPRAKAAGYPYDCLGLRAPDGTLLAEIPDVRSGGDDLPATMGMPRPALARILLDRARETGVKIRFGDTVTSFDQDGSGVEVTLASGTGDRYDLVIGADGVRSATRRMLGIDVEPRPTGMGIWRAFGPRPASVTHTDLYYGGASYIAGYTPTGEDSLYAYIVEDAQDHSGLTPEEQLAAMCRLASAYHGPWDEIRSTLDDPSRVSYTRFETHVVPSPWHRGRVVLIGDAAHSCPPTLAQGGAQALEDAAVLAELLLTRDVVDEDLWAEFIARRHDRARTVVEASNQLGRWLLDHEQGDVPGLVRRIGTLVSQPA, encoded by the coding sequence ATGCCCGCGGTCACCAAGGTACTGGTCCTCGGCGGTGGTCTCGCCGGGACCGCGACAGCGATCCTGCTCGCGCAGGCGGGCGTCGCCGTCGACCTCGTCGAGAGCAAGGCCGATGTCGCTGCCATCGGTTCCGGAATCACGTTGCAGGGCAACGCCTTGCGAGAACTGCGCCGGCTCGGTGTGTGGCCGCGCGCCAAGGCGGCCGGCTATCCCTACGACTGCCTCGGCCTGCGCGCGCCGGACGGCACTCTGCTGGCCGAGATCCCCGACGTCCGCAGCGGCGGGGACGACCTGCCCGCCACGATGGGCATGCCCCGGCCGGCGCTGGCCCGGATCCTCCTGGACCGCGCCCGCGAGACCGGTGTGAAGATCCGCTTCGGCGACACCGTAACCTCGTTCGACCAGGACGGATCCGGCGTCGAGGTGACGCTCGCCTCGGGGACGGGCGACCGGTACGACCTCGTGATCGGCGCCGACGGCGTCCGCTCGGCGACCCGCCGGATGCTCGGCATCGACGTCGAGCCGCGACCCACCGGCATGGGGATCTGGCGCGCGTTCGGGCCACGCCCGGCGTCGGTCACCCACACCGATCTCTACTACGGCGGCGCGAGCTACATCGCCGGGTACACGCCGACCGGTGAGGACTCGCTCTACGCCTACATCGTCGAAGACGCCCAGGACCACAGCGGGCTCACACCCGAGGAGCAACTCGCCGCGATGTGCCGGCTCGCCTCTGCCTACCACGGGCCGTGGGACGAAATCCGGTCCACTCTGGACGATCCGAGCCGGGTGAGCTACACGCGGTTCGAAACCCACGTCGTGCCGTCGCCGTGGCATCGCGGCCGGGTCGTGCTCATCGGCGACGCCGCGCACTCCTGCCCGCCGACCCTCGCCCAGGGCGGTGCCCAGGCCCTCGAGGACGCGGCCGTGCTGGCCGAGCTGCTGCTCACCCGCGACGTCGTCGACGAGGACCTGTGGGCGGAGTTCATCGCCCGCCGACACGACCGCGCCAGAACCGTCGTCGAGGCCTCCAACCAGCTCGGCCGGTGGCTGCTCGACCACGAGCAGGGCGACGTGCCCGGCCTCGTCCGCCGCATCGGCACCCTCGTGTCCCAGCCCGCTTGA
- a CDS encoding cyclase family protein, with protein MDRTDPEGAIAAAAKRCSNWGRWGADDVLGTLNFLDDAKRREGAALVRRGASFSLAQRFDADGPQKGWRRRTNPVHTMLDTGTDAERGTQGFPHGIGGADDVVSMPLQASTQWDGLGHIFDHGLAYNGRRAGDVVTSEGDRVTGIETTAGLIAGRGVLLDVGRVFGVDGELPDGFAITADHLEATITEHGDTAHVGRGDLLLVRTGRLTRARREGWGDYAGGDSPGLSFATVDWLFGTEIAGIATDTWGVEVRPNEFDHAFQPLHQVAIPHLGLFLGEMWDLDALAADCAADGVHEFWLTAAPLPVTGAVGAPVAPIAVK; from the coding sequence GTGGACCGAACCGATCCCGAAGGCGCGATCGCCGCGGCCGCCAAGCGCTGCTCCAACTGGGGCCGCTGGGGCGCCGACGACGTCCTCGGCACGCTGAACTTCCTCGACGACGCCAAACGCCGCGAAGGCGCCGCGCTCGTCCGTCGCGGCGCGAGTTTCTCGCTCGCGCAACGCTTCGACGCGGACGGCCCGCAGAAGGGCTGGCGGCGGCGCACCAACCCCGTGCACACCATGCTCGACACCGGCACGGACGCCGAACGCGGCACGCAGGGCTTCCCGCACGGCATCGGCGGGGCCGACGACGTGGTGTCCATGCCGCTGCAGGCCTCGACGCAGTGGGACGGCCTCGGGCACATCTTCGACCACGGCCTCGCCTACAACGGCCGCCGGGCCGGCGACGTCGTGACCAGCGAAGGCGACCGCGTCACCGGCATCGAAACCACGGCCGGGCTGATCGCGGGCCGCGGGGTGCTCCTTGATGTGGGCAGGGTGTTCGGTGTGGACGGCGAGCTGCCCGACGGGTTCGCGATCACCGCCGACCACCTGGAGGCGACGATCACCGAGCACGGCGACACCGCGCACGTCGGCCGCGGCGACCTCCTGCTGGTGCGGACCGGACGGCTCACCCGCGCCCGGCGGGAGGGCTGGGGCGACTACGCCGGTGGCGACTCGCCCGGCCTGTCCTTCGCCACAGTGGACTGGCTGTTCGGTACGGAGATCGCCGGGATCGCGACCGACACCTGGGGTGTCGAAGTCCGGCCCAACGAGTTCGACCACGCCTTCCAGCCGCTGCACCAGGTGGCCATCCCGCACCTCGGCCTGTTCCTCGGCGAGATGTGGGACCTCGACGCCCTCGCCGCCGACTGTGCGGCCGACGGCGTCCACGAGTTCTGGCTGACCGCCGCCCCGCTGCCGGTGACCGGCGCGGTCGGCGCCCCGGTCGCACCCATCGCCGTCAAGTAA
- a CDS encoding LysR substrate-binding domain-containing protein → MRFPANTPKMVDAAVHELVHTDLLVIPHGFVDDLPHQDLYRDEWVCLVAASNTDVGDCLTVGQLETMPWVVTYHGPTASTPAARQMRMLGIEPHVQVVTETFLTVPGLVAGTNRVALVQRRLADGIPGELGVRALPCPFEASPLVEAMWWHPMYDDDPEHRYLRDVVVRAVAAMIGIDGVDVPLRQK, encoded by the coding sequence CTGCGGTTTCCCGCGAACACCCCGAAGATGGTCGACGCGGCCGTCCACGAGCTGGTCCACACCGACCTGCTGGTCATCCCGCACGGGTTCGTCGACGACCTGCCGCACCAGGACCTCTACCGCGACGAATGGGTCTGCCTGGTCGCCGCGAGCAACACCGACGTCGGGGATTGCCTGACCGTCGGCCAGCTGGAGACGATGCCGTGGGTCGTCACCTACCACGGCCCCACCGCGTCCACGCCCGCCGCGCGGCAGATGCGCATGCTCGGGATCGAGCCGCACGTCCAGGTGGTCACCGAAACCTTCCTCACCGTGCCCGGACTCGTCGCGGGCACGAATCGCGTCGCACTGGTCCAGCGGCGGCTGGCGGACGGGATCCCCGGCGAGCTCGGGGTGCGGGCCCTGCCGTGCCCGTTCGAAGCGAGCCCGCTGGTGGAAGCCATGTGGTGGCACCCGATGTACGACGACGACCCCGAGCACCGCTACCTGCGCGACGTCGTCGTCCGGGCGGTGGCGGCCATGATCGGCATCGACGGCGTGGATGTGCCGCTTCGGCAGAAGTGA
- a CDS encoding MFS transporter produces the protein MSDHSVSAPPLAVDPGTGRQAGPAQAIVLLLASCLSVLGAVLLAPVLPRIQDAFAGTPGVATLTPTVLTVPALVIGLTASIAGRVVDRLGRKRLLVSALVVYAFVGTAPLWLSSLPLIVASRILVGLTEAAIMTCCTTLLADYFHGPRRVRYFGLQVVYTTVAATLFFAVGGLLGSWGWRTPFWVYAVSLPLAFVAARVVWQPPQQKKEKLPPLPWRGLLVPVGVTLAGGLVFYVLIVELSYVLDGIGVTATATIGLVSAVGSLATAVAAFLFPRVARLGPAVTIPAAFVLCGLGILGLALASSVPVVVLGAVVTGLGNGLMLPALLTWALGTLTFAQRGRGTGIWTSALFIGQFASPLVVLALSGAISGLSPALLVVGAAALLLAVAVRIVRPTRPAVG, from the coding sequence GTGTCCGATCACTCCGTCTCCGCTCCCCCGCTCGCCGTGGACCCCGGCACCGGACGCCAGGCCGGCCCCGCCCAGGCCATCGTGCTGCTCCTCGCCAGCTGCCTGTCGGTGCTCGGCGCGGTCCTGCTCGCCCCGGTTTTGCCTCGCATCCAGGACGCCTTCGCCGGCACACCGGGCGTCGCCACCCTCACCCCGACCGTGCTGACCGTGCCCGCCCTGGTCATCGGGCTCACCGCGTCGATCGCCGGCCGCGTCGTCGACCGCCTCGGCCGCAAACGGCTGCTGGTGAGCGCACTCGTCGTGTACGCGTTCGTCGGCACCGCACCGCTGTGGCTGTCGTCCCTGCCGCTGATCGTCGCGAGCCGGATCCTGGTCGGGCTCACCGAAGCCGCGATCATGACCTGCTGCACGACCCTGCTCGCCGACTACTTCCACGGCCCCCGGCGGGTGCGGTACTTCGGCCTCCAGGTGGTCTACACCACCGTCGCCGCCACGCTCTTCTTCGCCGTCGGCGGCCTGCTCGGCTCCTGGGGCTGGCGCACGCCGTTCTGGGTCTACGCGGTGAGCCTGCCGCTCGCGTTCGTCGCGGCCCGGGTCGTCTGGCAGCCCCCGCAGCAGAAGAAGGAGAAGCTCCCGCCGCTGCCGTGGCGCGGCCTCCTGGTGCCGGTCGGTGTCACCCTGGCCGGCGGTCTCGTGTTCTACGTCCTCATCGTCGAACTGTCCTATGTGCTCGACGGCATCGGCGTCACGGCCACCGCCACCATCGGCCTGGTCAGCGCGGTCGGCTCGCTGGCCACGGCCGTCGCGGCGTTCTTGTTCCCCCGCGTCGCCCGGCTGGGCCCGGCCGTCACGATCCCGGCGGCGTTCGTCCTCTGTGGACTGGGAATCCTCGGCCTCGCGCTGGCTTCCTCGGTTCCGGTCGTGGTGCTCGGCGCCGTCGTGACCGGCCTCGGCAACGGGTTGATGCTGCCCGCCCTGCTGACCTGGGCGCTGGGCACCCTGACGTTCGCCCAGCGCGGCCGCGGCACGGGCATCTGGACCTCGGCCCTGTTCATCGGCCAGTTCGCCAGCCCGCTCGTCGTCCTCGCCCTCTCCGGCGCGATCAGCGGTCTTTCCCCCGCTTTGCTCGTCGTCGGCGCCGCGGCGCTCCTGCTCGCCGTGGCCGTCCGGATCGTCCGCCCCACGCGGCCGGCCGTGGGCTGA